Genomic DNA from Dethiosulfovibrio faecalis:
GGTATCTTGGAACTCTGGTGCCTCTCATGGCCCTTTGGATTTTAGCGGCCGTGTTGTTTTGTCGAGTTGTATGATTTACCCAGTTCTGATACAATGGCCTCCGTCATCGAAAAGCTCCCTACAGGGGGCCCAGTCCCGTGCGGCGAGAGCCCGTGAACCCCGTCAGGTCCGGAAGGAAGCAGCGGTAAGCGGTGTCCCTTGGGTGCCACGGATCCCTGGGTCTCCTGTAGGGAGCTTTCTCTATTTTATCGGCGCTATGTCCACCAGTGCCTCTATAAGTTTCTGGAGCCTCTTCACGTCGACGTCGTTTTCGGATAGACCGTCGGTCATGCAGATGGAAATGTAGTTCTTGAGTATCTCCAGACAGGCGTTTTGAAGCGCCTTTCTTGCGGCGGAAAGCTGTAGCAGAACGTCGCAACAATCCTTTTCCTCTATTATCATCCTCTGGATTCCCCTGAGCTGTCCCTCGACCCTTCGAAGTCGATTGAGCATGGCCTTTCTCTCCGGAGAGAGATCGTCCAGTTGTTCTATCAAAGACTGTGTCACTGTGCTACCCCTTCCCTTTTTGAGGATACTCTATCCGAGTCTCTCACGATTCAAAAAACCTCGGTCATGGTAATATGAAGCTTCTTGATGGTCAAGTCCGACTATGCTATACTTTCCGATGGCCCATATTTATATGGGGCGCATTCCACACATCGGGTCGGAGGTCGGGGTGGTGCCTTTTTGGTTCCCGTTCTCGTAGCCCGGTGGAGGATAAAACCACATTCATTAAGGAGGAAACACCATGTCCGTAGTCAGCATGAAGCAGCTTCTCGAGTGCGGTGTCCATTTCGGTCACCAGACCCGCCGCTGGAATCCCAAGATGAAGCCGTTTATCTTCACCGAGAGAAACGGCGTCTACATCATCGACCTTCAGAAGACCGTCAAGGGACTTGAGAAGTCCTATTCTTTCCTGAGAGAGGTCTCCAAGGAAGGCGGCAGCGTTCTTTTCGTAGGGACCAAGCGCCAGGCTCAGGACACCATCAGAGAAGAGGCCATCCGCTGTGGCCAGCACTACATCAACCAGCGTTGGCTCGGTGGCTTGCTCACCAACTTCCAGACCATCCGTAAAAGGGTTCTCAAGATGGTCGAGCTCGATCGCATGGAGTCTGACGGCTCCTGGAACGATCTTACCAAAAAAGAGGTGGTCCTGCTCAAAAAGCAGAAGGCCAAACTTGAGAAGTACCTTCTCGGCATAAAGAACATGAAGGTCCTTCCCGATGCACTCTTCATTATCGATCCTCGTCGTGAGGACATAGCAGTCAAAGAGGCCAGGAAGATTGGTATACCGGTCATCTCCATAGTCGATACGAACTGCGATCCCGAGGTCATCGACTATCCCATCCCCGGAAACGACGACGCCATAAGGGCCATCAAGCTCATCTCCGGGCTCATGGCTGACGCCGTAATAGAGGGACGTCAGGGAGTGGACGGAGCCAACGGATCCGACGATTCCGACGATGTCAGCGACAACGACATCATCGAGGTCAAGGAAAAGCTCACCGAGGCATATGGAGAAGACACCGCCGAGGGTGAAGACTAATATCAGGACGGCCGTCGATAGAGCTGTCTTCTTTTTAAAGGAATAAGGGAGGATCTGACCATGGCAATCAGCGCATCTGACGTCAAGAGTCTTAGAGAACGTACCGGTTGTGGCATGATGGACTGCAAGAACGCTCTTACCGAGTGCGACGGCAACGTTGAAAAGGCAGTTGACTATCTTAGGGAAAAGGGATTGGCTAAGGCGGCAAAGAAGGCCAGCCGTGCGGCCAAAGAGGGAAGGGTTTTCTCCTACATCCATACCACCGGTAAGATCGGTGTCCTTCTCGAGCTCGACTGCGAGACCGATTTCGTGGCTAAAACCGACGAGTTCCAGGAGCTGGGACACGAGATAGCCATGCACGTGGCCGCTGCCGCTCCGCTCTACGTTTCTCCCGAGGAAGTACCCTCGGAGGAGCTCGATCGCGAGATAGAGGTTTACCGTCAGCAGGCCCTTCAGGAGGGCAAACCGGAGAATATCCTGGACAAGATCGCCGAGGGCAGGGTCCGCAAATACTACGAGACCGTGTGTCTTATGGAACAGCCTTGGATCAGGGACGGCGACAAAAAGATCAAGGATCTCGTTATAGAGGCGGTCGCCAAGCTTGGCGAGAACATGGTGGTCCGTCGTTTCGCCAGATTCTCGATCGGAGAGTAGTTAGATCAACGATAGAGGGGCTCAGGGATTCCTTATCCTGGCCCCTTTTTTTTGGAAAAACACGGGGGGATTCGTCAGTGGCAGAGTTTAAATACAAGAGGATATTGTTGAAGCTTTCCGGAGAGGTGTTGGCCGGCAAGCTCGGTTTCGGATTGGACTTCGACGCCATCAGAAGCATATCCCACCAGATCGTGGAGATCTCGAGAGCAGGAGTCGAGGTCGGACTGGTCGTAGGGGGGGGCAATTTCTTCAGGGGTAAACAGGCCGTCGACGAGGGCATAGAGAGGTCTCAGGCCGATTACATGGGAATGCTTGGTACTGTTATAAACTCCCTGGCTCTTCAGGACGTACTGGAGAAACAGGGCATCCCCACCCGGGTTCAGACGGCCATCCAGATGCAGGAGATAGCCGAGCCCTATATCCGAAGAAGGGCCCTCAGACATATGGACAAGGGACGTGTTCTCATCTTCTCCGCCGGGACAGGCTCTCCCTATTTTTCCACTGACACGGCAGCGGCTCTTCGGGCCGCAGAGATAGGTGCCCAGTGTCTCGTGAAGGCCACCAAAGTCGACGGCATATACGATAAAGATCCCATGAAGAACTCCGATGCCGTCCTCTATTCCTCCTTGACCTATATGGATGCTCTGAGGCAGAGAATAGAGGTCATGGATGCCGCTGCCTTCTCCCTGTGTATGGAAAACAAGATTCCCATAGTGGTCATGAACGTTCTGGAGGACGGTAGATTGGCCGATTTCTTGATCCGAGGTAAGAAGATTGGTACGATAGTTTCGGGGGAATAGCCGGATCACAGATCAGCGCCACCGAAAAGGAGAGTGTTTCCATGAGCGAGGTAACGAAGTTCGATCTTGAAGAGAAAATGGAGAAAGCGGTGGACTTCCTTAAAGGGGAGTTCGTAGGAATCAGGACGGGAAGGGCTCATCCTGGTTTGGTAAGCGACATCAAGGTGGACTACTACGGAGCGTCGACTCCGCTTAAACAGCTTGCCACCATAAGCGTTCCGGAGGGGAGATCTCTTCTTATAACTCCCTTCGACAAGACCGTCCTTAAGGACTTGGAGAAGGCCATCTTAGCCTCCGATCTCGGCGTAACCCCCCAGAACGACGGACAGGTCATAAGGCTGAACCTGCCGGAACTCACGGGAGACAGGCGTAAAGAGCTTACCAAGATGGTCCATAAGCTTTCCGAGGAGGCCAGGATCGCGGTAAGAAACCTGCGTAGGGACTGTAACGATTTCTACAAGAAAAAGCTGAACGAATCGGAGATAGGCGAGGATCAGTACCATGACTTTTTGGATCAGATCCAGAAGATAACCGATGGGTACATACAGGATATCGACAAGGTCATGAAGGACAAGGAAGAGGAGATCCTCACCAAGTTCTAGCCTTTTTAAAAAGCGGAGGAGAAGGGAACCCCCTTCTCCTCCGCTTTTATATGTTCTTTTCATACGAAAAGATCCAGCAGCCCCCCAGCGTCCAGATCGACGTATCCCTGATCCGTCAACTTGAGCGTAGGTATCACCGATAGAGACAGAAAGGCCATGATCATAAAAGGATGTTCCAGAGAACAGCCCAGCTTTTCGACCGATATCTCCATCCTCTCGTATTGCCCCATGATCTCTTCGGGGCTTTCCTGGCTCATAAGCCCTCCGACCGGCAGTGGTAGGGAGGACAGGATTTTTCCGTCCAACACGGAGACGAATCCACCACCTAATCGTCTCAGCTCCTGGAGAGCCGACACCATGTCGTCGTCGTTCGTCCCTATGACGCCGAAATTATGAGCGTCGTGGGCCACCGAGGATGCTATGGCACCTCCTGTTAAGCCTATTCCGTGAACGAACCCTATGCTCACCCTGCCGCTGTCGGTGTTTCTGTCGACCACCGCCATCTTTACGACGTCCTTCTCGATGTCGGATATAACAAAGCCGTCTTTTATCTTTGGGGGCATTATGAGATGCTCCGTCACCAGCTGTCCCGGTTTTGTGCCTATCACCCTTATATTCCCGCCTTGGAATTTTACCTTCAGATCTTCCGAGTCGGGGATCTTGGTCGTCTTGGACGGCGATGGATAGCGTCCCTCTCTGGCAAGAGGGTAGTTGGACAGGGACCCGTTTTCCGCCACCAACGTACCGTCCTTCCAGACCATCTCGGCTCTGCAGTTTTCCGTGGAGTCGATGAGGACCATGTCGGCCCTGTAGCCCGGCGCAATGGCCCCTCTGTCCTTCAGTCCGAAATAGTCCGCGGCGGAGAGAGTCACCATCCTGAGAGCGGTCAGGAAGGATATCCCGAGCCTCTGAGCCATCCTGAGCTTCTCGTCCATGTGTCCTCTGCTTAAGATGTGGGGGACGTTGAGATCGTCGCTCACCATCATGGATCGACATCCCCGTCTCTCGTCCTGGACTATCATCGGGGCCAGATCCTCCAGGTTGTGCTCGCTCGCTCCCTCTCTTATCATCACCCACATGCCTCTGCGAAGCTTTTCTACCGCCTCGTCCAGC
This window encodes:
- a CDS encoding metal-sensitive transcriptional regulator encodes the protein MIEQLDDLSPERKAMLNRLRRVEGQLRGIQRMIIEEKDCCDVLLQLSAARKALQNACLEILKNYISICMTDGLSENDVDVKRLQKLIEALVDIAPIK
- the rpsB gene encoding 30S ribosomal protein S2, with protein sequence MSVVSMKQLLECGVHFGHQTRRWNPKMKPFIFTERNGVYIIDLQKTVKGLEKSYSFLREVSKEGGSVLFVGTKRQAQDTIREEAIRCGQHYINQRWLGGLLTNFQTIRKRVLKMVELDRMESDGSWNDLTKKEVVLLKKQKAKLEKYLLGIKNMKVLPDALFIIDPRREDIAVKEARKIGIPVISIVDTNCDPEVIDYPIPGNDDAIRAIKLISGLMADAVIEGRQGVDGANGSDDSDDVSDNDIIEVKEKLTEAYGEDTAEGED
- the tsf gene encoding translation elongation factor Ts, translating into MAISASDVKSLRERTGCGMMDCKNALTECDGNVEKAVDYLREKGLAKAAKKASRAAKEGRVFSYIHTTGKIGVLLELDCETDFVAKTDEFQELGHEIAMHVAAAAPLYVSPEEVPSEELDREIEVYRQQALQEGKPENILDKIAEGRVRKYYETVCLMEQPWIRDGDKKIKDLVIEAVAKLGENMVVRRFARFSIGE
- the pyrH gene encoding UMP kinase; the protein is MAEFKYKRILLKLSGEVLAGKLGFGLDFDAIRSISHQIVEISRAGVEVGLVVGGGNFFRGKQAVDEGIERSQADYMGMLGTVINSLALQDVLEKQGIPTRVQTAIQMQEIAEPYIRRRALRHMDKGRVLIFSAGTGSPYFSTDTAAALRAAEIGAQCLVKATKVDGIYDKDPMKNSDAVLYSSLTYMDALRQRIEVMDAAAFSLCMENKIPIVVMNVLEDGRLADFLIRGKKIGTIVSGE
- the frr gene encoding ribosome recycling factor; the encoded protein is MSEVTKFDLEEKMEKAVDFLKGEFVGIRTGRAHPGLVSDIKVDYYGASTPLKQLATISVPEGRSLLITPFDKTVLKDLEKAILASDLGVTPQNDGQVIRLNLPELTGDRRKELTKMVHKLSEEARIAVRNLRRDCNDFYKKKLNESEIGEDQYHDFLDQIQKITDGYIQDIDKVMKDKEEEILTKF
- the ade gene encoding adenine deaminase — encoded protein: MNVKSMLAQARGEKTADLVISNVTVPNLFSFELEVTDVAVSGDLIVGVGEGYTGKRTVDGAGKYLVPGFIDGHCHIESTMLTPEGFAELVLPRGTTAVFADPHEIANTSGMAGLEYMHRASRTLPMDVFLNAPSCVPASPFETPFDRLDSMALDRMFRKGWCTGLGEVMNYPGVLEGDPDLWGKILVSGDQVKTGHAPGLTGKDLCAYLLSRCDSDHESYELDEAVEKLRRGMWVMIREGASEHNLEDLAPMIVQDERRGCRSMMVSDDLNVPHILSRGHMDEKLRMAQRLGISFLTALRMVTLSAADYFGLKDRGAIAPGYRADMVLIDSTENCRAEMVWKDGTLVAENGSLSNYPLAREGRYPSPSKTTKIPDSEDLKVKFQGGNIRVIGTKPGQLVTEHLIMPPKIKDGFVISDIEKDVVKMAVVDRNTDSGRVSIGFVHGIGLTGGAIASSVAHDAHNFGVIGTNDDDMVSALQELRRLGGGFVSVLDGKILSSLPLPVGGLMSQESPEEIMGQYERMEISVEKLGCSLEHPFMIMAFLSLSVIPTLKLTDQGYVDLDAGGLLDLFV